In one Candidatus Aminicenantes bacterium genomic region, the following are encoded:
- a CDS encoding DUF1848 domain-containing protein, translating to MIVSVSRRGDVPAFHSPWFMDCLRRGEAVVANPFRPKQSRVVDLRRDAVAALVFWSRDVRPLMVHLDEIDGRGYPYYFLITLTAYPRSLEPATPGLEAARSFFEALAARIGRQRIIWRYDPVLFSTATAWDFHRVNFLKLAGMLAPFAFRVIVSFFDPYRKALQRLKKYGIDGENAAGSAGQRTQLLAHFAAVAGEFQLEIQSCAEEASAAGVDPGKCIDEKLLNELFGLNLAYRKDPNQRKLCLCQESVDIGSYGTCRHGCLYCYAR from the coding sequence ATGATCGTCAGCGTTTCCAGGCGCGGCGATGTCCCCGCTTTTCACAGCCCGTGGTTCATGGATTGCCTGCGCCGCGGCGAGGCGGTCGTGGCCAATCCCTTCCGCCCGAAACAAAGCAGGGTAGTCGATTTGCGCCGCGACGCCGTCGCTGCGCTCGTCTTCTGGAGCCGCGACGTTCGGCCGCTCATGGTGCACCTGGATGAGATCGACGGCCGTGGGTATCCCTACTATTTCCTGATCACGCTCACCGCTTACCCCCGCTCCCTGGAGCCCGCTACCCCCGGGCTGGAAGCGGCGCGTTCTTTTTTTGAAGCGTTGGCGGCCCGCATCGGCCGCCAGCGGATCATCTGGCGCTACGACCCGGTCCTCTTCAGCACCGCGACCGCCTGGGATTTTCACCGGGTAAATTTCCTGAAGCTGGCCGGGATGCTGGCGCCGTTCGCCTTCCGCGTCATCGTCAGTTTCTTCGATCCCTATCGCAAGGCGCTCCAGCGGCTGAAAAAATACGGCATCGACGGCGAAAATGCCGCCGGCAGCGCGGGACAGCGGACCCAGTTGCTCGCGCATTTTGCCGCGGTAGCCGGGGAGTTCCAGCTGGAGATCCAGAGCTGCGCCGAAGAAGCTTCGGCAGCCGGCGTTGATCCCGGCAAATGCATCGACGAAAAATTGCTAAATGAACTTTTCGGCCTGAACCTGGCCTATCGCAAGGACCCGAACCAAAGGAAATTGTGCCTCTGCCAGGAGAGCGTCGACATCGGCAGCTACGGCACCTGTCGCCACGGCTGCCTGTATTGCTATGCCCGCTGA